The Phoenix dactylifera cultivar Barhee BC4 chromosome 9, palm_55x_up_171113_PBpolish2nd_filt_p, whole genome shotgun sequence genome window below encodes:
- the LOC108510686 gene encoding putative germin-like protein 2-1 yields MAAHFLFLALLALASSHAIASDPSQLQDFCVADLKSNVLVNGFVCKDPKLAKAEDFFFYGLDKHRDTGNKLGSNVTQVNVNQIPGLNTLGISLARLDFAPYGVNPPHIHPRGTEILTVLEGTLHVGFVTSNNPNNQLFTKVLNKGDVFVFPQGLIHFQFNYGKTNAVAIAALSSQNPGVITIANAVFGAKPPISDYVLAKAFQLDKKTVDWLQAQFWMDNNN; encoded by the exons ATGGCTGCCCATTTCCTCTTCCTTGCTCTCCTTGCTCTGGCTTCATCTCATGCCATTGCTTCTGATCCTAGTCAACTCCAGGACTTCTGTGTTGCTGatcttaaatcaaatg TGCTTGTAAATGGGTTCGTCTGCAAGGACCCGAAGCTTGCCAAAGCCGAAGAtttcttcttctatggcctcGACAAGCACCGCGACACAGGGAACAAACTAGGGTCTAATGTGACTCAAGTCAACGTGAACCAAATTCCTGGGCTCAACACGCTTGGCATCTCGCTGGCTCGCCTGGACTTTGCACCCTATGGAGTCAACCCTCCTCACATCCACCCAAGGGGAACCGAGATCCTTACGGTGCTGGAAGGCACACTCCATGTCGGCTTCGTCACTTCTAATAACCCTAACAACCAGCTCTTCACTAAGGTCCTCAACAAGGGCGATGTGTTCGTATTTCCTCAAGGCCTCATCCATTTCCAATTCAACTATGGGAAGACAAATGCTGTTGCTATTGCCGCTCTCAGCAGCCAAAACCCTGGCGTGATCACCATAGCCAATGCAGTCTTTGGAGCGAAGCCACCAATCTCGGATTATGTTCTTGCCAAGGCCTTTCAATTGGACAAGAAGACTGTGGACTGGCTCCAGGCCCAATTCTGGATGGACAACAACAACTAG
- the LOC120112036 gene encoding putative germin-like protein 2-1, with translation MAAHFLFLALLALASSHAIASDPSQLQDFCVADLKSNVLVNGFVCKDPKLAKAEDFFFSGLDKPRDTRNKLGSNVTQVNVNQIPGLNTLGISLARLDFAPYGVNPPHIHPRGTEILTVLEGTLHVGFVTSNNPNNQLFTKVLNKGDVFVFPQGLIHFQFNYGKTNAVAIAGLSSQNPGVITIANAVFGAKPPISDYVLAKAFQLDKKTVDWLQAQFWMDNNN, from the exons ATGGCTGCCCATTTCCTCTTCCTTGCTCTCCTTGCTCTGGCTTCATCTCATGCCATTGCTTCTGATCCTAGTCAACTCCAGGACTTCTGTGTTGCTGatcttaaatcaaatg TGCTTGTAAATGGGTTCGTCTGCAAGGACCCGAAGCTTGCCAAAGCCGAAGACTTCTTCTTCTCTGGCCTTGACAAGCCCCGCGACACAAGGAACAAACTAGGGTCTAATGTGACTCAAGTCAACGTGAACCAAATTCCTGGGCTCAACACGCTTGGCATCTCGCTGGCTCGCCTGGACTTTGCACCCTATGGAGTCAACCCTCCTCACATCCACCCAAGGGGAACCGAGATCCTTACGGTGTTGGAAGGCACGCTCCATGTCGGCTTCGTCACTTCTAATAACCCCAACAACCAGCTCTTCACTAAGGTCCTCAACAAGGGCGATGTGTTCGTATTTCCTCAAGGCCTCATCCATTTCCAATTCAACTATGGGAAGACAAATGCTGTTGCCATTGCCGGtctcagcagccagaaccctGGCGTGATCACCATAGCCAATGCAGTCTTTGGAGCGAAGCCACCAATCTCTGATTATGTTCTTGCCAAGGCATTCCAATTGGACAAGAAGACCGTGGACTGGCTCCAGGCCCAATTCTGGATGGACAACAACAACTAG
- the LOC103719631 gene encoding putative germin-like protein 2-1, producing the protein MAARFLLLAILALASSHALASDPSQLQDFCVADPGSNVFVNGFVCKDPKMAKAEDFFSSGLDKPGNTGNKLGSNVTLLDVTQIPGLNTLGISVARLDFAPYGFLPPHTHPRATELLTLLEGTLYVGFVASNNQLFTKVLNKGDVFVFPQGLIHFQFNKAKTNAVAISGLSSQDPGVILVPNAVFGANPPISDDLLAKAFQLDKKTVDWLQAQFSMGNSN; encoded by the exons ATGGCTGCCCGCTTCCTCCTCCTTGCAATCCTTGCTCTGGCCTCATCTCATGCCCTTGCTTCTGATCCTAGCCAACTGCAGGACTTCTGCGTCGCTGATCCTGGATCAAATG TGTTTGTGAATGGGTTTGTCTGCAAGGACCCGAAGATGGCCAAAGCCGAAGATTTCTTCTCCTCCGGACTTGACAAGCCCGGCAACACAGGAAACAAACTTGGGTCTAATGTGACTCTGCTCGATGTCACCCAAATTCCTGGGCTCAACACCCTTGGAATCTCGGTAGCTCGTCTAGACTTTGCACCCTACGGTTTCCTCCCTCCTCACACCCATCCACGGGCTACTGAGCTCCTTACACTGTTGGAAGGAACACTCTACGTCGGCTTCGTCGCATCTAACAACCAGCTCTTCACCAAGGTTCTTAACAAAGGCGATGTGTTCGTATTTCCTCAAGGTCTGATCCACTTCCAATTCAACAAAGCAAAGACCAATGCCGTCGCCATTTCTGGTCTCAGCAGCCAGGACCCTGGGGTGATCCTCGTACCCAATGCGGTATTTGGAGCGAATCCACCCATCTCCGATGATCTTCTTGCCAAGGCCTTTCAGTTGGACAAGAAGACTGTAGATTGGCTCCAGGCCCAATTCTCGATGGGCAACAGCAACTAG
- the LOC120111840 gene encoding putative germin-like protein 2-1 encodes MGAHFLFLALLALASSHAIASDPSQLQDFCVADRESDVFVNGFVCKDPKMAKAEDFFFWGLDKPRDTGNKLGSNVTQVNVNQIPGLNTLGISLARLDFAPYGVNPPHTHPRGTEILMVLEGTLYVGFVTSNPNQLFTKVLHEGDVFVFPQGLIHFQFNNGKTGAVAIAGLSSQNPGVITIANAVFGAKPPISDDVLAKAFQLDKKTVDWLQAQFWMDNNN; translated from the exons ATGGGTGCCCATTTCCTCTTCCTTGCTCTTCTTGCTCTGGCTTCATCTCATGCCATTGCTTCTGATCCAAGTCAACTCCAAGACTTCTGCGTCGCTGATCGTGAATCAGATG TGTTTGTGAATGGGTTCGTCTGCAAGGACCCGAAGATGGCCAAAGCCGAAGATTTCTTCTTCTGGGGACTTGACAAGCCCCGTGACACGGGAAACAAGCTTGGGTCTAATGTGACTCAAGTCAATGTGAACCAAATTCCTGGGCTCAACACCCTTGGCATCTCGCTTGCTCGCCTAGACTTTGCACCCTACGGTGTCAACCCTCCTCACACCCATCCAAGGGGAACCGAGATCCTCATGGTGCTAGAAGGCACGCTCTACGTCGGCTTCGTCACTTCCAACCCCAACCAGCTCTTCACCAAGGTCCTTCACGAGGGTGATGTGTTCGTATTTCCTCAAGGTCTCATCCACTTCCAATTCAACAACGGCAAGACCGGTGCCGTTGCCATTGCTGGTCTGAGCAGCCAGAACCCTGGTGTGATCACCATAGCCAATGCGGTCTTTGGAGCGAAGCCACCCATCTCTGATGACGTTCTTGCCAAGGCCTTTCAACTGGACAAAAAGACTGTGGATTGGCTCCAGGCTCAATTCTGGATGGACAACAACAACTAG